The following is a genomic window from Solanum stenotomum isolate F172 chromosome 4, ASM1918654v1, whole genome shotgun sequence.
GTCATGTGGGAGAGTTAGGAGTTTCTAACGTCAACATGTACCTTATGCCATATCACCACATCACTTTTTGTTGATGTGTCATGTCACATGTGTATATTGACCACTAATAAAGTAGCAAAGGATCGATTGGTTGCTGATTAGAGTTACGTAGttattaataacaaaaaaaattagaaacgTAGAAATTAATTGTGTAGATAGTAATCATATAAGTATTTAGTTATCTATGTATTAGTTATAATATGTAAATACAAATCTTTTCTAACTAGCAACCAAACGATCCATAtgttttggaaatattttatccaaaacGGGCTATGCTGAGTCACCATAAATGACTACCTGGCAAATCTTGTGTGGCAAAATGATTTACAAAGCCCATTGAACCACTCTTATAAAttccttaaattaaaaatatttcattttacataattttacaaatcatataatttttttatttttgctgattttttGAGTCCTCAGTGCAGTGTAATTCTTACTCGATTTTCCACTTCCCATTTTCAATTAAACTTCAAACTCTTCAATCCCATAAAACTCAATTTTCAGTGGCATTTTCGTAAATAATTGCAATGGCGGCGGCAGCGACGGCGGCGACGGGTTCTAATGGGTTAACGGGTCCATTGGGAGGTAAGCTCAAAAGGGTCGATGTAGGAATTGGATTTGTGGAGTTACAGAGGAAGAGAAGAAGGGTTTTTGGTGTGAAGTGTTGTTGTTCGGGTTGTGTGGTACCAATTAGAGGGATTAATGGGTGTGTTGAGAAATGCGAGAACTGTAGATTTGATAGTAAGAAGAGTAGTCATAGTTATCGGGTTAAAGTGCaggcttcttcttcttctactatgCCGTTTGCATCTCCAAAGTGAGCTTTTTCTCCCTTCAAAGTTTCCTCTTTTGCTTTTGCTTTTAGTATTTATATGATAAGGGTAACTTAGTAAGTGAATTCATGTAAAAAATTGTTGATCTTTCATTATGAGATAATTCGTGATGATTACTCGACTAATATTAATGATAATAGttcaactaatagttattatctcagaaagtcactttctttgttgaagaaaatttAAATCAAGAAGAAAGGTGACTTTCTTATATATTAGTTGACTGACCAActgagaaaataatttaatttatgtcaAGTCACCTCATTATAGGAGTAGATGACAATCCATGTTGAAGGAGGTAGCTTTACCATGTATATACTCTATATGTTAGAGGAACTTTGTCATAGAAAATGAATACACGATAACGAGCAACAAAGCAATTACTCCATCTGGTTTAATTTGTTTGTATGGTTTTGACTTGGCATGGAgtttagaaaattaaagaagacttttgaattgaACTAAGGATTGTACCAAAATGTTGTTTAATCTTGTGGACATAAACATGTTAGGTGGAAAGTTGAACTTAAAGAGTTGAAAATAATAAGGAAAGATGCATTCTTTCTTAAACGGACGTAAAAAGAACGTAAggcaaacaaattaaaatggagggAGAACTACCTAAGGTGCGCCTAGCCTTGGCATAAAATCTGTAGACTCGTATGTGCTTTGGATACTTACAAAATCTCATTGTCGTCCGAAGTTGAAGAAGGgtgttatttatttaaatacaaGAAGAGAACGTAAGTTGAGCAAAGGTGTTATCTTTAGTTAAaggtctttcttttctttctttgcttTCCAAATGCACCACATTGTAGCTTTACAAACATTTATTTAATGATTTAGCATTTGATTCATGTTCTCTTAGCTTCTAGTTGTCTTTGACTGTCTTATGCGTGAATATTTTCAGAACTTATGTAGCATGTCATTCCTTGAATTCTCCATTTTGTGATGGACAAGAGATGATTCATATCCTCTGCTAAAGCTCCTTGTAATACGTTTTGCTAAAACCTCAATAGCAGGTGATTTGGGGGGTTttccatttatattttataactttGCCATGTCTTCAACCCCATTGTGAACTTCCTAATTGATTCACTGTGAACGATACATCTGTTATCAAAATCGACATTGATAATCTGTGAAATTTTCGCACGATTCATCTTTTGTACACTATATTCATCTTACCGGTGCACTTTTCTATCTGTGAtcaccaaataaacaaaaagtagAAGTATCCTAACACCTCACACTTCTTTTGGAttgtaaaacaaaataaaatgctTGTTTGTTGCCTATAAAGGAATATATTTGTGTTGCTTGGTATCACTATTGGGTTTGAACTATTGAAATGGTCGCACTTAGCAACGTCTGAGAATGGTAAAGGTCCATAACCTGTCTTGAAGGCCAATCACCAACCTATTTATTGTATGCTTGGTAGCCTTGATATGAAATCTTAAAAGAGTCTTTGAGTTTCTGGGATACTAGAAGATGTTCACCTCAACTTTTCTCTTTCCCTCCTTTGCTATGATTGGTTGGAAAGggatgtttgtttgtttgtttgcttgtaatagTTTTTTATCTTGTAGATCCCGATTTGCTTCAAAGCAAGAACAGTTCTTCCCACGCTGCACTCCAAGAAATTCAGGCCCTCAATCTCATGACTCTCCACCAAAACGAGGTACTATAATGGTTCCAGCCTCCTTGGCGATCAGAAAACTTTTCCTTCACTCTAGATTTAATCAATATCCTCTAATATTTTAAGGGCCTTAGTGGTACTTGATGATAAATTTTCTGCTTTCTTTTTAGACACTGGTATTGCTAACGAGAAAGAATGGGGTATCGATATGCTAAACGAGAATGTCAATGAATCTGGGACTAACGAAGATGGTAGTACTTGGTATCGAAAGAGCGGAGAAAACAGTGGTGAAAATGGATACCGATGCCGATGGACCAAAATGGGTGGGAAGAGCCATGATGGTGCTTCAGAATGGAAAGAAATGGTACACATGTTATTAAGGTTGTATTGCTATGGATGTCAAAAGATTGTATGTAAGAAACATAGTCAACCAGCATGCTATGTTTAGAACACTCATGCATATTATTGAGCTTCCTCTCAAGCTAAAGTTTGCGCTGGTTTTCACTTTCTAAGGAACTAACATGTAGTTGAAAAAAGTTAGTGGCTCGCATCTAGGAATATTCATTGTGGATATTCCAATTAGTCCTAGTTACAAGTTTGTAAGTCTGATTGATCTATCTTTTGCTTATAAATTCTGTGCATACTATATAAGCCTGAGTTATTAAATATGCAACTAGATAAGCATACACTGGGAGGTTCTTGATCATTGCTGATCTCAATATTAATTTGTTGGCATTTCTTTATAACCTTATCAAGTATCATCCCAGGTGGATGCATTTAATTGGATTTCTTGATCTCCTTGACAGTGGTGGGAAAAAAGTGACTGGACTGGTTACAAAGAATTAGGTAATACTAATTTTTGTCTTACAGTTATATGTTGTAACCATGTTACTCATTGATCGGAGTATTGCTTTTAGTCAAGCAATGTTACTTGTACTTCTGGGATTCATAATTTATtcacatttttgtttgtttaatgATTGTAGGCGTAGAAAAATCCGGGAGAAATGCTGAAGGAGATTCATGGTTGGAAACGTGGCAGGAAGTTCTTCATCAAGATGAGTGGAGGTTGTATCCAACTTTTTTTGATATTATATGCTGCTGAATCCTCCTGCTTACTTTGGTGTTTTAATATCACTGTATTTAATGCTTTGACAAAACCATTACACATATATAACACTGCATTTTCTTACTGCAGCAATTTAGCTAGGATAGAGAGGAGTGCACAAAAACAAGCAAAATCGGGTACAGAAAATGCTGGGTGGTATGAGAATTGGTAAGACTTGTGAAATGGAAGATTCATAATCATGTTGTCATGAACAATGAAATAAACTGCAAATATGGTGTTAAATCGCATTATTTTGATGCAGGTCAGAAAAGTATGATGCAAAGGGTTGGACAGAGAAAGGAGCCCACAAGTACGGTAGACTGAATGAACAGTCGTGGTGGGAAAAATGGGGAGAGGAATATGATGGAAGAGGATCTGTCCTtaaatggtatgtttttttTCCGATATCCAAAATAAAAAGGTACCTTATTTAACTTGTTTTCTTAAAGACGAAAAGGAGTTGCTTCAAGTTGTCAGATATGCTGGACTTGTTGGAAATTTTTAATATGGAAGTTGGAATATTAAACCTTTTGTACTTGTTGCAGTGCCTCCTTGTTACTGATTTTCTACAAAAACCTTTACttcataaaaagaaatatttgaatgaGAAAGCTAAGATATATGCCTTCACTAATAGTAAAATTGAGGTTGATAATTTGCATTATAAGATGATAGAGTGCTTAACTGCTTATGTATGACCTATTTGTGGTTAACAAAACGATTCACCTCCACTTTTGTTGCTTATAGAATTATATTACTCTCTTCCTCAGGACGGATAAGTGGGCAGAAAGTGAATTGGGAACAAAATGGGGAGATAAATGGGAGGAGAAATTTTTCGCTGGCATTGGTTCACGGCAAGGGGAGACTTGGCATGCATCACTCAGCAGCGAAAGTAGGTCCTATCTTGTTTTTCCCATTGTTGTCAACAGttgcataatatattttatgcatACTAACCTTTTATGAAATGTCTTACACATTTTAATTCCTATAATAAGTGATTATTCAAGCTAGAACGGAATCCATCAAACATATATCA
Proteins encoded in this region:
- the LOC125863252 gene encoding uncharacterized protein LOC125863252 is translated as MAAAATAATGSNGLTGPLGGKLKRVDVGIGFVELQRKRRRVFGVKCCCSGCVVPIRGINGCVEKCENCRFDSKKSSHSYRVKVQASSSSTMPFASPKSRFASKQEQFFPRCTPRNSGPQSHDSPPKRDTGIANEKEWGIDMLNENVNESGTNEDGSTWYRKSGENSGENGYRCRWTKMGGKSHDGASEWKEMWWEKSDWTGYKELGVEKSGRNAEGDSWLETWQEVLHQDEWSNLARIERSAQKQAKSGTENAGWYENWSEKYDAKGWTEKGAHKYGRLNEQSWWEKWGEEYDGRGSVLKWTDKWAESELGTKWGDKWEEKFFAGIGSRQGETWHASLSSERWSRTWREEHFGNGKVHKYGKSTTGESWDMVVDEKTYYEAEPHYGWADVVGDSSQLFSIQPREQPPGVYPNIDFGSSVPPDDESPPTR